The proteins below are encoded in one region of Shewanella putrefaciens:
- a CDS encoding major capsid protein P2 codes for MRTTVKLPSFSNVAAGNTATLELPIGRTYDRIHVNYAGVTLAQMKNIRLEVNGKAILEFKDGTALENYNKFYKRNTAAGVLDFHFKRDEMKTLLEARMFGLGTKSGNSGIISNVTMRIEIDAAAAAPVLQGYAIQSDAAEIGYITKIKTFPVALNEGITEIDKIPRPASASIAAIHIVTATEVTKVELEMDSLKAFESDKALIEKIQTDHGRVPQADRVTLDFALEGDMLQAIPLAGLQDLRIRVYTAGAGSANVVVEYFDGLAGI; via the coding sequence ATGCGTACAACAGTTAAACTCCCATCCTTTTCAAACGTAGCAGCGGGCAATACTGCCACGCTTGAGCTTCCAATCGGCCGCACCTATGACCGCATCCACGTAAATTATGCGGGTGTGACTCTGGCGCAGATGAAAAACATCCGCTTAGAGGTTAACGGTAAAGCGATCCTCGAATTTAAAGACGGCACCGCCTTAGAGAATTACAACAAATTCTATAAGCGCAACACCGCCGCAGGTGTGCTTGATTTCCACTTCAAGCGCGATGAAATGAAAACCCTACTCGAAGCCCGCATGTTCGGACTCGGCACTAAATCGGGTAATTCAGGGATCATTTCAAACGTAACTATGCGCATTGAAATTGATGCCGCAGCCGCCGCACCAGTGCTGCAAGGCTACGCGATTCAATCCGATGCCGCCGAAATTGGTTACATTACCAAAATCAAAACCTTCCCAGTGGCCCTAAACGAAGGCATCACCGAGATTGACAAAATCCCGCGCCCTGCCTCTGCCAGTATCGCGGCGATTCACATCGTTACCGCAACAGAAGTGACCAAGGTCGAGTTAGAAATGGATTCGCTCAAAGCCTTTGAAAGTGACAAGGCATTGATCGAGAAAATCCAAACTGACCATGGCCGAGTCCCACAGGCTGACCGTGTGACGCTCGACTTTGCCCTTGAGGGCGACATGCTCCAAGCCATTCCGCTGGCGGGTCTGCAAGATTTGCGTATTCGCGTGTATACCGCTGGCGCAGGTTCGGCCAACGTGGTCGTGGAATACTTTGACGGCCTAGCAGGTATCTAA
- the crcB gene encoding fluoride efflux transporter CrcB, whose product MNNLLLVALGGSIGAVFRYLISIFMIQVFGSSFPFGTLLVNVLGSFLMGVIYALGQMSHISPELKALIGIGLLGALTTFSTFSNETLLLLQEGDWLKATLNVVLNLSLCLFMVYLGQQLVFSRI is encoded by the coding sequence ATGAATAATCTCTTACTTGTGGCGCTAGGTGGTTCAATTGGGGCTGTTTTTCGCTATCTTATTTCAATATTCATGATCCAAGTATTTGGCAGCAGTTTTCCTTTTGGTACACTGTTGGTTAATGTCCTCGGTTCATTTTTAATGGGCGTAATTTACGCACTGGGGCAAATGAGTCATATCAGCCCAGAACTCAAAGCGCTGATCGGTATTGGCCTGTTGGGCGCTTTGACAACGTTTTCGACTTTCTCTAATGAAACCTTATTGCTGCTGCAAGAAGGGGATTGGCTGAAGGCGACTTTGAATGTGGTGTTGAATCTAAGTCTATGTTTATTCATGGTGTACTTAGGTCAGCAACTGGTTTTTTCTCGCATTTAA
- the punR gene encoding DNA-binding transcriptional activator PunR, which translates to MLSEQALELIDIVARVGSFTAAANRLHKVPSAVSYAVKQIEEELGVILFERHHRSVTLTPAGAHFVKQARNLLTQMDEMKRGTQRVANGWQPTLSIALDNIVRADRISVLIADFYRHFHDIELIIRIEVFNGVWEALATGRSDIAVGATTAIPVGGVYQYKDMGDIEWAFLVSKNHPLANIDRPLTDDELRPFPSICLEDTSREIPKRMTWLLENQRRLVVPDWIRAINCFREGLGVGYMPVHLASVFIKAGALVQKQLENPKQASPCCLAWNADKMSPALAWVLDYLGDTEKLHREWLA; encoded by the coding sequence ATGCTCTCGGAACAAGCGTTAGAACTCATTGATATTGTGGCTCGTGTTGGGAGTTTTACGGCGGCAGCGAATCGGCTGCATAAAGTGCCCTCTGCGGTGAGCTACGCGGTCAAGCAAATAGAAGAAGAACTCGGCGTTATCCTGTTTGAGCGGCATCATAGAAGCGTGACCTTGACCCCTGCCGGAGCGCACTTTGTTAAGCAGGCGAGAAACCTACTCACGCAAATGGATGAAATGAAGCGGGGAACTCAACGCGTTGCAAACGGTTGGCAGCCCACCCTGTCGATTGCGCTAGATAATATCGTCCGTGCCGATAGAATAAGTGTGTTGATCGCTGATTTTTACCGGCATTTCCACGATATTGAGCTGATTATCCGTATCGAAGTGTTCAACGGAGTATGGGAAGCGCTGGCAACGGGTCGCAGTGATATTGCCGTTGGTGCCACCACCGCCATTCCTGTTGGTGGAGTCTATCAATATAAAGATATGGGCGACATTGAATGGGCATTTCTAGTGAGTAAAAATCACCCTTTAGCCAATATTGACCGACCTCTAACCGACGATGAGCTGCGCCCTTTCCCCTCAATTTGCTTAGAAGACACTTCACGGGAAATTCCCAAACGTATGACTTGGCTTCTTGAAAATCAGCGCCGATTAGTGGTGCCAGATTGGATCAGGGCAATCAATTGTTTCCGTGAAGGTTTAGGTGTGGGTTATATGCCGGTTCATTTAGCGAGTGTATTTATTAAAGCCGGGGCCTTAGTGCAGAAACAGCTTGAAAATCCAAAACAAGCAAGCCCTTGTTGCCTTGCTTGGAATGCCGATAAAATGTCACCTGCCCTTGCCTGGGTGCTGGATTACCTCGGTGATACTGAAAAGCTTCACCGGGAATGGTTAGCTTAA
- a CDS encoding sulfite exporter TauE/SafE family protein, which produces MPSSWFLFDAIPADIFALLTLSTAFTSFFTACFGIGGGVMLLGVMAQVLPPQLIIPLHGVVQLGSNGSRAVLGWRHIEWRLIAAFFPGAILGALLGSFVLVALPPSVMYLTIAAFILYSCWGPKLPKMVLGTLGTLAAGAMTTFISLFAGATGPLVAAFIKQLEVNRFRTVATFAMAMSLQHSAKIVVFEGMGVSLDDWWPLLICMILSGTIGTWIGFKMLKRVADKHFHIAFNLVLTLLAIRLIWQAFSQW; this is translated from the coding sequence ATGCCCTCTTCTTGGTTTTTATTTGACGCTATCCCCGCGGACATTTTTGCTCTGTTAACTCTTAGTACCGCATTTACTTCTTTTTTTACGGCCTGTTTCGGCATTGGTGGTGGTGTCATGTTGTTAGGAGTGATGGCGCAGGTGCTGCCACCGCAACTGATTATTCCACTGCATGGCGTAGTGCAATTAGGCTCGAATGGCAGCCGCGCCGTTCTGGGCTGGCGCCATATTGAATGGCGACTGATAGCAGCGTTTTTCCCAGGAGCAATTTTAGGTGCGCTATTGGGAAGTTTTGTATTGGTGGCACTGCCACCATCGGTTATGTATCTCACCATTGCTGCTTTTATTCTGTATTCCTGTTGGGGGCCTAAACTACCTAAAATGGTACTTGGCACCTTAGGAACCTTAGCTGCTGGTGCTATGACTACTTTTATTTCGTTATTTGCGGGGGCGACAGGTCCTCTGGTTGCTGCATTTATTAAGCAATTGGAAGTCAATCGTTTTCGTACTGTGGCGACCTTTGCCATGGCCATGTCACTGCAGCACAGTGCTAAAATAGTCGTATTTGAAGGTATGGGCGTATCGCTAGATGATTGGTGGCCGCTGCTAATATGCATGATCTTAAGTGGCACTATTGGCACTTGGATTGGGTTCAAAATGCTCAAACGGGTCGCAGATAAACATTTCCACATTGCTTTTAATCTGGTACTGACGCTACTTGCTATCCGATTGATTTGGCAGGCGTTCAGCCAATGGTGA
- a CDS encoding replication-associated recombination protein A gives MSSLSFNFAPDFRPLAARMRPRTIAEYIGQAHLLGEGQPLRKALEAGRAHSMMLWGPPGTGKTTLAELIAHYSNAHVERISAVTSGVKDIRAAIELAKAVAQSRGQRTLLFVDEVHRFNKSQQDAFLPFIEDGTVIFIGATTENPSFEINNALLSRARVYLIKRLSHDEIAHIITQALSDNERGLGLRQFVMPTDVLTTLAQLCDGDARKALNLIELMSDMLADGGTFTTEMLIQVAGHQVAGFDKNGDQFYDLISAVHKSIRGSAPDAALYWFCRILEGGGDPLYVARRLLAIASEDVGNADPAAMTIALNAWDCFHRVGPAEGERAIAQAIVYLASAPKSNAVYTAFKAARELARDTGQVEVPHHLRNAPTQLMKDIGMGAGYRYAHDEANAYASGENYFPESLQTAQFYFPTERGFEKRIKDKLAQLAQLDQASEHKRYE, from the coding sequence GTGAGCAGTTTATCCTTTAACTTCGCCCCCGACTTTCGTCCGCTAGCCGCGCGCATGCGGCCAAGGACGATCGCTGAGTATATAGGCCAAGCCCATTTATTAGGGGAAGGCCAACCGCTACGCAAAGCATTGGAAGCGGGCCGCGCCCATTCCATGATGTTGTGGGGACCACCGGGCACAGGTAAAACGACTTTAGCCGAACTCATCGCCCATTATTCAAATGCCCATGTTGAACGCATCTCCGCGGTCACGTCGGGCGTTAAAGATATTCGCGCGGCGATAGAGCTGGCCAAAGCGGTGGCTCAGTCCCGGGGACAACGCACCTTATTATTTGTCGATGAAGTGCATCGCTTTAATAAGAGTCAGCAAGACGCCTTTTTGCCCTTTATTGAAGATGGCACAGTTATTTTTATCGGCGCGACTACTGAAAACCCGTCCTTTGAAATCAACAATGCCTTACTCTCGCGGGCGAGAGTCTATCTTATCAAACGCTTAAGCCATGATGAGATAGCCCATATTATCACTCAAGCCTTAAGCGATAACGAGCGTGGTCTAGGTTTACGCCAATTTGTCATGCCGACCGATGTGCTCACCACACTGGCACAACTCTGTGATGGTGATGCCCGTAAAGCCTTAAACCTTATCGAGTTGATGAGCGATATGCTCGCCGATGGTGGCACCTTTACCACGGAAATGTTGATTCAAGTGGCGGGGCACCAAGTGGCCGGATTCGATAAGAACGGCGATCAATTTTACGATTTGATTTCGGCGGTGCATAAGTCTATTCGCGGCTCGGCGCCCGACGCTGCACTGTACTGGTTTTGTCGAATATTGGAAGGCGGTGGCGATCCCTTGTACGTGGCAAGGCGCTTACTGGCGATTGCCTCGGAAGATGTGGGTAATGCCGATCCCGCGGCCATGACCATAGCGCTCAATGCATGGGATTGTTTTCACCGTGTTGGCCCAGCAGAGGGCGAGCGAGCAATAGCTCAAGCCATTGTTTACCTTGCGAGCGCGCCTAAGAGTAACGCTGTCTATACCGCGTTTAAGGCGGCGCGTGAGTTGGCTCGCGATACAGGGCAAGTTGAAGTACCGCACCATTTACGCAATGCACCGACTCAGTTAATGAAAGACATTGGCATGGGAGCAGGGTATCGATATGCCCACGATGAAGCCAATGCTTACGCTAGTGGCGAAAATTATTTCCCCGAATCCCTGCAAACAGCGCAGTTTTATTTTCCGACTGAGCGAGGGTTTGAGAAGCGAATCAAAGATAAATTGGCGCAATTAGCCCAGTTAGATCAAGCCAGCGAGCATAAAAGATATGAATAA
- a CDS encoding TusE/DsrC/DsvC family sulfur relay protein — protein MVNPLQFNGVDIERDHQGYLKNITDWHPDLAPLLAQEEQIELTPAHWEVIHFVRDFYLEYKTSPAIRVLVKAIGQTLGPDKGNSKYLYTLFPIGPAKQATKIAGLPKPAKCI, from the coding sequence GTGGTAAATCCGCTGCAATTTAATGGTGTCGATATTGAACGCGACCATCAGGGATATTTAAAAAATATCACGGATTGGCACCCAGATCTGGCGCCACTTTTAGCCCAAGAGGAACAAATTGAACTCACCCCAGCCCACTGGGAAGTGATCCATTTTGTGAGGGATTTTTATCTGGAGTACAAAACCAGCCCAGCAATTCGTGTACTCGTAAAGGCCATAGGTCAAACACTGGGGCCAGATAAGGGCAACTCTAAATATCTTTACACCCTATTCCCGATTGGTCCTGCGAAACAAGCAACTAAGATTGCAGGCTTACCAAAGCCAGCTAAATGCATTTAA
- the serS gene encoding serine--tRNA ligase, with translation MLDPKFLRNELAVTAERLATRGFILDIAHLAQLEEKRKSLQVATEELQASRNAISKSIGQAKARGEDVDAIMAQVGDLGSQLDAKKIELAAVLEEVNAIAMSMPNLPDESAPIGADETENVEVRRWGTPRTFDFPIKDHIDLGEGLNGLDFKNAVKITGSRFIVMKGQIARLNRAIGQFMLDLHTTEHGYTEAYVPLLVNEASLLGTGQLPKFGEDLFHTKPATEEGQGLSLIPTAEVPLTNLVRDSIVDEDELPIKLTAHTACFRSEAGSYGKDTRGLIRQHQFDKVEMVQLVKPEDSMAALEALTGHAETVLQRLGLPYRTVVLCTGDMGFGSSKTYDIEVWLPGQNTYREISSCSNMKDFQARRMQARYRVKADNKPALLHTLNGSGLAVGRTLVAILENYQNADGSITVPEALRPYMGGLTQIG, from the coding sequence ATGTTAGATCCTAAATTTTTGCGCAACGAATTAGCAGTTACCGCTGAGCGACTGGCCACCCGTGGCTTTATTTTAGACATAGCTCACCTCGCTCAATTAGAAGAAAAGCGTAAGTCACTGCAAGTGGCTACCGAAGAATTACAAGCGTCGCGTAATGCCATCTCCAAATCCATTGGCCAAGCAAAAGCCCGTGGTGAAGATGTTGACGCTATTATGGCGCAAGTGGGCGATTTAGGTTCACAGCTGGATGCCAAAAAGATTGAACTGGCCGCCGTGCTCGAAGAAGTCAATGCCATTGCCATGTCTATGCCCAACCTGCCAGACGAATCCGCGCCAATCGGTGCCGATGAAACAGAGAACGTTGAAGTTCGCCGCTGGGGCACACCACGCACTTTTGATTTCCCAATTAAAGATCATATCGATTTAGGCGAAGGCTTAAACGGTTTAGATTTTAAAAATGCAGTAAAAATCACAGGCTCACGTTTCATCGTGATGAAAGGCCAAATTGCCCGTTTAAACCGCGCAATTGGTCAGTTCATGTTGGACTTGCACACCACAGAGCACGGTTATACCGAAGCCTATGTACCATTACTGGTTAACGAGGCAAGCTTACTGGGTACAGGTCAACTGCCTAAGTTTGGTGAAGATTTGTTCCACACTAAACCTGCCACCGAAGAAGGCCAAGGCTTAAGCCTTATCCCAACGGCCGAAGTGCCATTAACCAACTTAGTGCGCGATAGCATTGTTGATGAAGACGAGTTACCGATTAAGTTAACCGCGCATACCGCCTGTTTCCGTAGCGAAGCGGGCTCCTACGGTAAGGACACCCGCGGCCTTATTCGCCAGCATCAATTCGATAAAGTAGAAATGGTGCAACTGGTTAAGCCTGAAGATTCAATGGCGGCCCTCGAAGCGCTGACGGGTCATGCCGAAACGGTACTGCAACGTTTAGGACTGCCGTACCGTACTGTGGTGTTATGTACTGGTGATATGGGTTTTGGCTCAAGCAAAACCTACGATATCGAAGTTTGGTTACCAGGACAAAACACCTACCGTGAGATTTCTTCATGCTCGAATATGAAGGATTTCCAAGCCCGTCGTATGCAGGCGCGTTACCGCGTGAAAGCAGACAATAAGCCTGCGCTTTTACATACCTTAAACGGCTCTGGCTTAGCGGTTGGACGTACCTTAGTGGCTATTTTGGAAAACTATCAAAATGCCGATGGCAGCATCACAGTACCAGAAGCATTACGTCCTTATATGGGCGGTTTAACACAAATCGGTTAA
- the punC gene encoding purine nucleoside transporter PunC, with product MKSSSNIFVNIKFFIFLFYLALLSMLGFIATDMYLPAFKAIEGSFESTQSQVAMSLTCFLAGLALGQLLYGPLVNKIGKRWALIFGLVVFAIASVFIANSDSILMLNIARFFQAIGACSAGVIWQAIVVEQYDADKAQGIFSNIMPLVALSPALAPILGAYILNELGWRAIFISLCVIAFLLVLMTLYFVPSKVQHKHSAHPLVSYGQILKNTRYLGNVVIFGACSGAFFAYLTVWPIVMELHGYQATEIGLSFIPQTIMFIVGGYASKLLIKRIGTNQTLNILLVIFAVCVLSITGFTLVYPAQSIFPLLISFSILAAANGAIYPIVVNNALQQFSQNAAKAAGLQNFLQITIAFGASSLVAIWASLGEVAIGWGILGCAIVVALGYILKSQQQWSDFGRYFTAPDPARIGIATHGKQNPTD from the coding sequence ATGAAATCGTCTAGTAACATCTTTGTAAATATAAAGTTCTTTATATTTTTATTCTATTTAGCTTTGCTAAGCATGCTCGGCTTTATCGCCACAGACATGTACTTACCAGCTTTCAAAGCAATTGAAGGCTCATTTGAAAGTACCCAATCACAGGTCGCCATGTCGCTGACTTGTTTTCTCGCAGGTCTTGCTCTTGGACAACTATTATACGGTCCATTAGTGAACAAAATCGGCAAACGTTGGGCACTGATTTTTGGCCTTGTGGTGTTTGCCATTGCCAGCGTATTCATCGCCAATAGCGATTCAATCCTAATGCTTAACATTGCCCGATTCTTCCAAGCCATTGGTGCTTGCAGTGCTGGCGTTATCTGGCAAGCCATTGTTGTTGAACAATATGATGCAGATAAAGCCCAAGGGATATTCAGCAACATCATGCCACTCGTTGCACTTTCCCCGGCATTAGCTCCCATTCTTGGCGCGTATATTCTCAATGAGTTAGGTTGGCGTGCAATCTTTATCTCTTTGTGTGTTATCGCTTTTTTACTGGTGTTGATGACACTCTATTTTGTCCCAAGCAAAGTACAGCATAAGCACAGCGCGCATCCCTTGGTATCTTATGGGCAAATTCTGAAAAACACCCGCTATTTAGGTAATGTTGTGATCTTTGGCGCTTGTTCAGGTGCGTTTTTTGCCTATTTGACTGTTTGGCCAATAGTGATGGAACTGCATGGCTATCAAGCGACTGAAATCGGGTTAAGTTTTATTCCTCAAACCATTATGTTTATTGTCGGTGGCTATGCCAGCAAGCTACTGATCAAACGCATTGGCACAAATCAAACATTGAATATTCTCCTGGTTATTTTTGCTGTTTGCGTGTTATCGATAACAGGATTTACCTTAGTTTATCCTGCGCAAAGCATTTTTCCGCTGTTGATATCCTTCTCGATTTTAGCCGCAGCGAATGGTGCTATTTACCCGATTGTCGTCAATAATGCATTGCAGCAATTTAGCCAAAATGCGGCTAAGGCTGCGGGTTTACAGAACTTTTTACAGATCACTATTGCATTTGGTGCATCGAGTTTAGTCGCAATATGGGCCAGTTTAGGCGAAGTGGCGATAGGTTGGGGCATACTGGGTTGTGCTATTGTCGTGGCATTGGGCTATATCCTAAAAAGCCAGCAGCAATGGAGCGATTTTGGCCGTTACTTCACGGCGCCGGATCCCGCCCGTATTGGTATTGCAACTCATGGGAAGCAAAATCCAACAGATTGA
- the tusC gene encoding sulfurtransferase complex subunit TusC, which produces MKKICILFRSAPHGTTKGREGLDLALLSASFEQEVSLVFVDEAVLHLLKDQQPELIGGKDYLATFKALPLYDIESVLVCKQSLTDFGLSHGLLAIPVTIVNDEAIAAHLKSVDEVLVF; this is translated from the coding sequence ATGAAAAAAATCTGTATTCTGTTCCGAAGTGCGCCCCATGGAACAACAAAAGGCCGTGAAGGATTAGATTTGGCACTGCTGAGCGCCAGTTTTGAGCAGGAAGTGAGCCTAGTGTTTGTCGATGAAGCTGTACTGCATCTTCTTAAAGATCAGCAACCTGAATTGATTGGCGGCAAAGATTATCTGGCCACATTTAAGGCGCTTCCCCTTTATGATATTGAGTCCGTTTTGGTCTGCAAACAGTCCCTCACAGATTTTGGTTTAAGCCATGGTTTACTGGCTATTCCGGTTACCATAGTGAACGATGAAGCCATTGCGGCCCATTTAAAATCCGTCGATGAGGTCTTAGTATTCTAA
- the tusB gene encoding sulfurtransferase complex subunit TusB encodes MILHHIQTSPNRDNALKLCLRYACKEDAILLSSDGVNALLLRQWAMALSPFKLMVLKDDVIARGLTERLANVCQIDYNEFVAQTLVHDKVITW; translated from the coding sequence ATGATTTTGCATCATATTCAAACATCTCCTAACCGAGATAATGCCCTTAAACTTTGCTTACGTTACGCCTGTAAGGAAGATGCCATTCTACTCTCTAGCGATGGCGTTAATGCGCTACTGCTACGCCAATGGGCAATGGCATTATCACCATTCAAACTTATGGTGTTAAAGGATGATGTGATTGCTCGCGGCTTAACGGAGCGATTGGCGAATGTCTGTCAGATTGATTACAACGAGTTTGTCGCTCAAACACTAGTGCATGATAAGGTGATAACGTGGTAA
- the tusD gene encoding sulfurtransferase complex subunit TusD, translating into MSKFIIQVNGPAYGTSASVNALRFTQAALSGGHQVVCVFFYQDGVYNSTEFSLPASDEYDVVQQWKILAAKYQVPLVNCVSAALRRGIIAVQEAQENGLSHWNVGQPFIMGGLGELVTGVESADRLICF; encoded by the coding sequence ATGAGCAAATTTATTATTCAAGTGAACGGGCCTGCCTATGGCACGTCGGCAAGTGTGAATGCCCTACGTTTCACCCAAGCGGCGCTCTCGGGCGGCCATCAAGTAGTGTGTGTATTTTTTTACCAAGATGGGGTTTATAACTCCACGGAGTTTAGCCTACCCGCATCCGATGAATATGATGTAGTGCAGCAGTGGAAAATACTGGCAGCAAAGTATCAAGTTCCGCTGGTAAATTGTGTCTCCGCCGCCCTGCGCCGCGGGATTATTGCCGTGCAAGAGGCGCAGGAGAATGGCCTCAGTCATTGGAATGTCGGGCAACCATTTATCATGGGTGGCCTAGGTGAACTGGTGACGGGTGTTGAGTCTGCTGATCGTTTGATCTGTTTTTAA
- a CDS encoding Bax inhibitor-1/YccA family protein produces the protein MTQQTLYSTSASTLEVNKLLKNTYLLLAMTLAFSALCAGLAMAFNISPLMSLGLSIGGLVLLFVTLRKADSAAGIFWVFAFTGMEGASLGYMLNHYAGMTNGSELIMQALGLTSVIFIALSAYAVTTKKDFSFLRGFLFAGLIVVIAAAVINIFVGNSVAFMAINAGLALLMTGFILFDTSRIVNGGETNYIRATIALYLDFLNLFIAILHLLGIGNDD, from the coding sequence ATGACTCAGCAAACCTTGTACTCAACGAGTGCCTCAACACTGGAAGTAAATAAGCTTCTTAAAAATACCTATTTGCTATTAGCCATGACCTTAGCGTTTTCAGCGCTTTGTGCCGGCTTAGCCATGGCGTTCAATATCAGTCCATTAATGTCGCTCGGCTTATCCATTGGTGGCTTAGTGCTGCTATTTGTGACGCTGCGTAAAGCCGATTCTGCGGCGGGAATTTTCTGGGTGTTTGCCTTTACCGGTATGGAAGGCGCCTCACTGGGCTATATGCTAAACCATTACGCAGGCATGACTAATGGCTCAGAACTTATTATGCAAGCCCTTGGTTTAACTTCGGTTATCTTTATTGCACTCTCGGCCTATGCGGTCACGACTAAGAAAGATTTCTCTTTCCTACGTGGTTTTCTGTTTGCAGGCTTGATTGTGGTGATCGCAGCTGCCGTCATTAATATTTTCGTAGGCAACAGTGTCGCCTTTATGGCCATTAACGCTGGGCTTGCGCTGTTAATGACGGGATTTATTCTGTTCGATACTAGCCGTATCGTTAACGGCGGTGAAACCAATTATATCCGTGCCACCATTGCACTGTATCTGGACTTTTTAAACCTCTTTATTGCCATTTTGCATTTGCTGGGCATTGGTAACGATGATTGA